A single Triticum dicoccoides isolate Atlit2015 ecotype Zavitan chromosome 2A, WEW_v2.0, whole genome shotgun sequence DNA region contains:
- the LOC119355398 gene encoding prohibitin-3, mitochondrial-like, translating into MSGGPAAVSFLTNIAKAAAGLGAAASLLSASLYTVDGGERAVVFDRFRGVLPETVGEGTHFIVPWLQKPYIFDIRTRPHNFSSNSGTKDLQMVNLTLRLLSRPDVVNLSTIFTSLGLEYDDKVLPSIGNEVLKAVVAQFNADQLLTDRPHVSALVRDSLIKRAREFNIILDDVAITHLSYGADFSQAVEKKQVAQQEAERSKFLVAKAEQERRAAIVRAEGESESARLISEATAIAGTGLIELRRIEAAKEIAAELARSPNVAYIPSGDNGKMLLGLNAAGFGGR; encoded by the coding sequence ATGTCCGGCGGTCCCGCGGCGGTCTCGTTCCTCACCAACATCGCCAAGGCGGCGGCGGGCCTCGGCGCCGCGGCCTCCCTCCTCTCGGCGTCGCTCTACACCGTGGACGGCGGCGAGCGCGCCGTCGTCTTCGACCGGTTCCGCGGGGTGCTGCCGGAGACGGTCGGCGAGGGCACCCACTTCATCGTGCCGTGGCTCCAGAAGCCCTACATCTTCGACATCCGCACGCGCCCGCACAACTTCTCCTCCAACTCCGGCACCAAGGACCTGCAGATGGTAAACCTCACCCTCCGCCTCCTCTCCCGCCCCGACGTCGTCAACCTGTCCACCATCTTCACCTCCCTTGGCCTCGAGTACGACGACAAGGTGCTCCCCTCCATCGGGAACGAGGTGCTCAAGGCCGTCGTTGCCCAGTTCAACGCCGACCAGCTCCTCACCGACCGTCCCCACGTCTCGGCGCTCGTCCGCGACTCCCTCATCAAAAGGGCCCGTGAGTTCAACATCATACTCGACGACGTCGCCATCACCCACCTCTCCTACGGCGCCGATTTCTCCCAGGCCGTCGAGAAGAAGCAGGTCGCCCAGCAGGAGGCTGAGCGCTCCAAGTTCTTGGTCGCCAAGGCCGAGCAGGAGAGGCGCGCTGCCATCGTGCGTGCTGAGGGAGAAAGTGAGTCTGCACGCCTCATTTCTGAGGCCACCGCCATCGCTGGGACAGGGCTGATCGAGCTCAGGAGGATCGAGGCTGCCAAGGAGATCGCCGCGGAGCTTGCCCGCTCACCCAACGTTGCCTACATCCCCTCTGGTGACAACGGCAAGATGCTGCTCGGCCTCAACGCTGCTGGATTCGGCGGCCGGTGA